Below is a window of Penaeus vannamei isolate JL-2024 chromosome 30, ASM4276789v1, whole genome shotgun sequence DNA.
ATAAACATTCAACAGGTTATCTTGCTTATTTGTCATTTTCCTGCTGCGTATCAGATTAAATTTGTCCTAAGCCTAATGTGGGCATTCATGCCAAAAGTAGTATTCAACTAATTTTATCAGATTAATTCGAGTCGACATTTATTTTGCTTGGGTTTAGACCGGACGAAATCGTTCAAGGTTTACATAGAAGCATACGAAAATGCTCTTAAATAGTATAATTCAGTCTAAATGATCATATTACGCTAAAACACAACACCAAAAGCAATTTTGCCTTGTGGCTATCGAGATAAAACCTAAGTGGTTCGCAGTGAAAACAGCGTCCTTCAGCTGGATTAGGCAAGTGTCAACAGCAGGCATGAACCCGCGTGCGTTTAAACCGGGAAGGACTGCGGAGGTTTATTTTCAACGAGGGTGCCAGCTGACCAGGCATTCAGTAGGTATAATATTTTTACTACGTTTCTAAAAATGCGAAATGAGAGACTCGGTGTCTGACCCTTGCGGACTCGGTGGTTTTGTCCTTTTATATTTAGTGGGTATATATGTTGACTATATGTTTGGGTTGTGTTTAATGTATATTCTTCAGGACTTGCATTAGTTAGATATCCTCTCACGATAGCCTGTATGATTTTGCAGTTTCTACGAGCACCCAAAACTTGGAGAAGACTTGATCAAGATTTACACAAGATCTTCGCATATGCTTGTGTCCTTCTCAGTCGGTGAGTATtttgagaaatacacacacacacacacacacacacacacacacacacacacacacacacacacacacacacacacacacgcgtacacacacacacacacacacacacgcgtacacacacacacacacacacacacacacacgtatatacacacacacactcacagacacaaacacacacacacacacacaaacacacgtacacacacacagacacacgtatatacacagacacacgtacacacacagacacacacagacacacacgtacgcacacagacacacacgtacacacacagacacacgtacacacacagacacacgtacacacacagacacacgtacacacacgtacacacacagagacacgcgtacacacacagacacgtacacacacacagacacacgtacacacacacagacacacgtacacacacacagatacacgtacatacacacagacacaagtacacacagacacacgtacacatacagacacacacacacacacacacacacacgtacacatacacacacacacatacgcacacacacatacacacgtatacacacacacacgtgcacacgtatacacacacacacacgtgcacacgtatacacacacacacacacacacacactcacacacacacacacacacacacacacacacacacacacacacacacacacacacacactcagaacacACGACCACAGGCAAACCTTTGGATTGCACAGTCGCTTTTGCACGCGGGCATTCACGTACATATGCAAGGTATATCGATAAACATTGCACACACCCCAAATGCTCATACATACTGTCTGTTGGAAAATGGCACTGAATCCGTTGGAATCAGTCTGCCTGTTTTATACAGCATGTATTAAACATTTACGCAGGGACTTTCTTTCAGGTTACTTTATGCACGACTTCCTTGACATGGCATTGCATCATAGGAAACGGTCGTCGTATGAGTTAATGGTTCACCACCTATGTGTCATAGCTTGCTTTGGTCTATCAGTCTGGACCAGGATGTTTGTTGGGTGAGAAAGTAGCATTGGCCGTATATGACTGACGATTTATAGTTATTATAGTTTctttgaatattttatatattatagtatGACCAAGAAAAGTGaaacatgtatatctgtgtatgtgtgtgtgtatatatatatatatatatatatatatatatatatatatataatttttttttattaatatttttttattgttattgttttttacagATATGCTGTAGTGGCTCTTTTTGTCGAAGTTAATAGTATATTCCTGCACATACGGCAGCTATTTAACATAACAGGCGTTGGCAAGAAGGAACCAAAGTACCGCCTTAATTCGATGCTCAACATTGGCACTTTTGTGATTTTCCGGATAGCGGTTTTGGGCTGGATGACGCGATGGCTGGTCATTCACAAGGACGACCTCTCTCTGGCGGTTTATACCTTGGGTAGTGTTGGTATGTACTCAAATTGTAGTACTAAAATTGTACTGTATGCATTAAGTAAAGAAATGTAGAAACAAATGTAATGCTTCTGTTAAAATGCAATAACAATTAGACATATATAatttgatgtatattttttcaggTTTGgctattataatggtgatgagtaTTGTGCTCTTCCTTAGAGTATGTATAGCAGACTTCACCAAGAAAGCGCCCAAGGATTCAAATATGGTAATAtctgtctaacaatctatctgtatacttgcatatatatatatatatatatatatatatatatatatatatatatatatatatatatatatatatatatatattatatatatgcatatatatatatatatatatatatatatatatatatatatatatatataaacatacatatgtatacatacatatatatatatatacacatacatatatatacatacatacatacatatatatataattatatatacgcctacacacttatacatattattttacttatacatatgcttTTACTTTCTCACTGACGCACGCGCGACAGCACActaaaacagcacacacacacacacacacacacacacacacacacacacacacacacacacacacacacacacacacacacacacacacacacacacacacacacacacacacacacaaacaaacaaagaaacacacactcagacacacacacacactcagacacacacgcacgcacacacgcacacagacacacaggcacacacacacacacaggcacacatacacgcacacaggcacacacacacacacacaggcacacacacgcacgcacaggcacacacacacacacgcacgcacaggcacacacacacacacgcacgcacaggcacacacacacacacgcacgcacaggcacacacacacacacgcacgcacaggcacacacacacacacacgcacgcacacacacacacacacacacacacacacacacacacacacagccacatacacacacgcacatgcacacacacacacaggcacacacacacacaggcacacacacacacacacacacacacacacaggcacacacacacacacatgggcacacacacacacagacacacacacacacacacacacacacacacacacacacacacacacacacaggcacacacacacacacaggcacgcacacacacacacacaggcacacacacaaacacaggcacacacacacacacacacacacacacacacacacacacacacacacacacacacacacacacacacacacacacacacacacacacacacacacacacacacacacacataggcacacacacatgcacacgcacacacacacacggccacacacgtacacacggacacacacacatacggacacacacacacagacacacacacacacacacatacgcacacacacacagtcacagacacacatacaggcacacaacacacacacacaggcacacacacacacacacacacacacacacacacacacacacacacacacacacacacacacacacacacacacacacacacacagacacacactcacacacacatacacacacacacagacacacacacacacagacacacacacacagaggcacacacacacacagaggcacacatacacacacacacacaggcacacacacacacacacacacacacacacacacaNNNNNNNNNNNNNNNNNNNNNNNNNNNNNNNNNNNNNNNNNNNNNNNNNNNNNNNNNNNNNNNNNNNNNNNNNNNNNNNNNNNNNNNNNNNNNNNNNNNNNNNNNNNNNNNNNNNNNNNNNNNNNNNNNNNNNNNNNNNNNNNNNNNNNNNNNNNNNNNNNNNNNNNNNNNNNNNNNNNNNNNNNNNNNNNNNNNNNNNNNNNNNNNNNNNNNNNNNNNNNNNNNNNNNNNNNNNNNNNNNNNNNNNNNNNNNNNNNNNNNNNNNNNNNNNNNNNNNNNNNNNNNNNNNNNNNNNNNNNNNNNNNNNNNNNNNNNNNNNNNNNNNNNNNNNNNNNNNNNNNNNNNNNNNNNNNNNNNNNNNNNNNNNNNNNNNNNNNNNNNNNNNNNNNNNNNNNNNNNNNNNNNNNNNNNNNNNNNNNNNNNNNNNNNNNNNNNNNNNNNNNNNNNNNNNNNNNNNNNNNNNNNNNNNNNNNNNNNNNNNNNNNNNNNNNNNNNNNNNNtgtgtgtgcgtgtgtgtgtgtgtgtttgtgtgtgtgtgtgtgtccgtgtgcgtgtgtccgtgtgtgtgtgtatttgtgtgtacatgtgtgtgtatgtgtgtgtgtagatatgaatatatgcatctctatctctctctctctctctctctctctctctctctctctctctctctctctctcttcgctttctatctgtatatatatctatatgaaaatgaaactagccacaatgagaattgagaataagcgtgacgtttcgaactcttctcgagttcctcatcagacaaaaaaccgaaatggattgatccatttcggttttttgtctgatgaggaactcgagaagagttcgaaacgtcacgcttattctcaattctcattgtggctagtttcattttcatttttgtgttcacgtgattgtgtttgtgcttatgttcatcatatatctatatgtttgagtgtgcgaAAGTAAATGAAATTTTCAGATACTGACACGTCATCCTAAGAAACCTTTTAATGCCAAAAAAGCAATCGAAATacaagtaaagatatatatatatatgtgtgtgtgtgtgtgtgtgtgtgtgtgtgtgtgtgtgtgtgtgtgtgtgtgtgtgtgtgtgtgtgtgtgtgtgtgtgtgtgtgtgtgtgtgtgtgtgtatatatatatatatatatatatatatatatatacatctatatacatccatacacatatatacatgcatacacacacacacacacacacacacacacacacagacacacacacacacacacacatatatatatatatatatatatatatatatatatatatgtgtgtgtgtgtgtgtgcgtgtgtgtgtgtgtgtgtgtgtgtgtgtgtgtgtccgtgtgcgtgtgtgtgtgtgtgtgtgtatgtgtgtgtgtgtgtgtgtgtgtgtgtgtagatatgaatatatgcatctctatctctctctctctctctctctctctctctctctctctctctctctctctctcttcgctttctatctgtatatatatctatatgaaaatgaaactagccacaatgaaaattgagaataagcgtgacgtttcgaactcttctcgagttcctcatcagacaaaaaaccgaaatggattgatccatttcggttttttgtctgatgaggaactcgagaagagttcgaaacgtcacgcttattctcaattctcattgtggctagtttcattttcatttttgtgttcacgtgattgtgtttgtgcttatgttcatcatatatctatatgtttgagtgtgcgaAAGTAAATGAAATTTTCAGATACTGACACGTCATCCTAAGAAACCTTTTAATGCCAAAAAAGCAATCGAAATACAAGTAAAGATGGCTTAACAGTCTCACTCTGGCTTGGCACTGTGGTGCTATATGGgcatttatatgttattttaccTTGTATTTTCTGCGAATATTGCCACTGGCAAAGTGGGGATCATGatcgtaacagtaatgatggcggtaattaagataattaagatGGCACTGGCaaagattattgttatgatgatgataataataacagtaatagtgttaaaaattaaaataaatataactgtaacattaacaatagtaataccgataacaacaacaacaatattaatgcaaatgataataataaaatgacaataacaatagtggcgtatgataatgtcaatgatatcatattatattataattgtttataAGTATTTACAGTAACCTTAATAATGAATACCACCAAGactgctagaaaaaaaaaaaataataatgagaattaataaTCAGGGACGGATCCAAGGATGGGCGAGTGACTGATTTTCCACCCGATTTTTTCAACTGCTATTAAACAAGTTACATAGAAAGTTAGGTTGTTTTTACACCGATCTTTCACATAAGAAAACGGcacattattttatctattttgaaACTTCAAGACTCACGGTGTGGTGAATATGGCGCTcacattcttccctttctcataatTCTGGATCCGGtcttgattatcataatgatgatgatataaataatattaatgacgatgattatacaAACAGCAAATATGGTGATAAGaacaatggtgatagtgatgctaaCAAATGGCAACATAAACATAATGACTATGTTCATTCAAGTAGCATCAGTATTAAGAAAGATCACAGTGATAGATTTCGTGGGAATATTATTGATCCCCACCACTAACTCGTGACAACTTTTAAAACTTTATGGGTATGAAAATCCTTGTCAAGTATGCCCAATACTATCTTTGATATCAGTATACACTATTTCTGCACTGGAAGTCATTTAATTACCATTATGTATTTTCtatgattattgtcaatgataatacTGCAGTTATAGCTATTGTTTGTATTCTATTTACGAATACCATCAAATACCATCAatcgtattattatattatgagaTGATATATTCGTATCATTGCAAATtaatattgtcagtatcattagaattgttatcaaagacattattatcattttagtcactGTAACTATTTTTcatacttttataattattgtttttaccctAATCATTACGGttctcactgttatcattatcatttttagtataatcactatcattattatcatcaatattataattattatcatattgatattattatgacaataataatgataataagaataag
It encodes the following:
- the LOC138867561 gene encoding TLC domain-containing protein 2-like (The sequence of the model RefSeq protein was modified relative to this genomic sequence to represent the inferred CDS: added 105 bases not found in genome assembly); translated protein: MSADEYASGPVWVCGGFVFFTAWDHLLRQMIPLSARNTNVQSWKWKNTAVSLVHSIITGCWSLLCFYEHPKLGEDLIKIYTRSSHMLVSFSVGYFMHDFLDMALHHRKRSSYELMVHHLCVIACFGLSVWTRMFVGYAVVALFVEVNSIFLHIRQLFNITGVGKKEPKYRLNSMLNIGTFVIFRIAVLGWMTRWLVIHKDDLSLAVYTLGSVGLAIIMVMSIVLFLRVCIADFTKKAPKDSNMHHESNHKKAQECDDSMKLSSAATLLPNGTNIHLD